From a single Toxoplasma gondii ME49 chromosome II, whole genome shotgun sequence genomic region:
- a CDS encoding hypothetical protein (encoded by transcript TGME49_298040~Predicted trans-membrane domain (TMHMM2.0):36-59) translates to MKSVTGVYAEHGRRSLEVALLSAASGKRKHHGDRPAFFALVLLLCSVDMCVLPCSSFVLRAPYQRRVSCWHSSERASKFCFSPCSFALIGAAVPWAEDPNRRCGTGRPMRILSTAGAVALFASCCADSLSSLCSLLGGMASPHLHLGGFQGQRQPSRATTGVGDLLNIWLFSVTRTGVGATATGRRSQSSKTKRSSTWGMTDQRRDVWNKRFAARIKYHLQDYFARRGADVFASGPGSFVIPRSYNRLRQRRHDATADAYADCLLTSEKALSLDSDLAVPQSSTPVSSSWSDKSTSWESFNLSNTRLCTSPSGRSGYLSDEVEPKVPGGEGNEPPWSSCVEAGVFSSTPSTPPPAQFRSASTYEQGVAVPLAGEPGLGSAKHEWIADQEAGYDFAAVDNVDGFLKCCVDVADVILNQNASVAKVYVSVDGAEQAQRLAQGWLQRSRKMLRYYLSQKMRRRRRIPELFFHLVDTKGIAKMLFSLHRLEVEEVIPYELKHHRQTAKANEAVQDESSSTHSKVP, encoded by the exons ATGAAATCCGTCACGGGAGTCTATGCAGAGCATGGAAGAAGGAGTCTGGAAgtggctcttctctctgcagcttcagGGAAACGCAAGCATCATGGCGATCGTCCTGCCTTTTTTgcccttgttcttctcttgtgcTCTGTGGACATGTGTGTGCTTCCGTGTTCGTCATTCGTTCTGCGAGCACCGTACCAACGTCGAGTCTCATGCTGGCACTCCAGTGAACGTGCGTCTAAATTCTGTTTTTCCCCGTGCTCTTTCGCTTTGATTGGAGCAGCCGTACCCTGGGCAGAGGACCCAAACAGACGCTGTGGAACTGGGCGTCCTATGCGCATCTTGAGCACTGCGGGAGcagtcgctctcttcgcttcatGCTGTGCTgactcgctctcttccttgtgTTCTCTTCTAGGGGGGATGGCTTCGCCACACCTGCACCTTGGGGGATTTCAAGGCCAGAGACAACCCAGTCGGGCCACTACTGGTGTAGGTGACCTTCTGAACATTTGGCTTTTCTCGGTTACACGGACAGGCGTGGGGGCTACTGCCACAGGCAGGCGTTCACAGAGTAGCAAGACAAAACGCAGCAGCACATGGGGGATGACCGACCAGCGACGCGATGTGTGGAACAAACGATTTGCCGCCAGAATCAAATATCATTTGCAGGATTACTTTGCTCGACGAG GTGCAGATGTCTTCGCGAGCGGCCCAGGTTCATTCGTGATACCCCGGTCCTACAACCGCCttcggcagagaagacacgacGCGACAGCGGATGCGTACGCTGACTGTCTGCTCACGTCAGAAAAGGCATTATCTTTGGACTCCGATCTGGCTGTGCCGCAGAGCAGCACccccgtctcttcctcgtggAGTGATAAGTCGACGAGCTGGGAATCGTTCAATCTCTCAAACACGAGACTTTGCACCAGTCCGTCCGGAAGGAGTGGCTACTTAAGCGACGAAGTCGAACCGAAGGTCCCAGGAGGCGAGGGCAACGAACCACCTTGGAGTTCCTGCGTTGAAGCTGGGGTATTCTCTAGCACACCTTCCACTCCGCCACCTGCACAGTTTCGAAGTGCTTCAACGTATGAACAGGGAGTGGCAGTTCCCCTGGCCGGAGAGCCGGGTCTGGGATCTGCGAAACATGAATGGATTGCAGACCAGGAAGCAGGCTACGACTTCGCAGCCGTTGACAACGTGGACGGTTTTCTGAAGTGCTGCGTCGACGTTGCCGATGTTATCCTCAACCAAAATGCTTCTGTTGCGAAGGTTTACGTTTCTGTCGATGGAGCTGAGCAGGCTCAACGGCTA GCCCAAGGATGGCTGCAGCGCTCCCGCAAGATGCTTCGGTATTATTTGTCTCAGAAGATGAGAAGACGCCGCCGGATTCCAGAATTATTTTTCCACCTCGTTGACACCAAAGGCATTGCAA aaatGCTGTTCTCCCTTCATCGCCTCGAGGTGGAAGAGGTCATTCCATATGAACTGAAGCACCATCGTCAGActgcgaaggcgaacgaAGCTGTGCAAGACGAGTCATCATCTACACATTCGAAAGTTCCCTGA
- a CDS encoding hypothetical protein (encoded by transcript TGME49_298050), whose product MHAHHSYEMKREREAENPQDGRQVDLVNDQQPALQSRMLSTVANELIQAAEEIQTPSSIARISQFMNIDGHLLQWAPSKDMQALTSICKTGNSIAGLLLAHTIHLNKEKEERQLCVLLEKWKTCRPHCDRTARNGQGLSFANLSRMCRLSIDPCHSLNYGNCVFSATLQGGCSDKAPNTRRLGNRQRIGGVAESTGGTAIRASPKDGETTAETVEIKNVISRTLLALYSRDKRLSGQRSQESNKLASPSVRGHSDGECDAAKQTQTAQRWRDDPNECGWVDLWQLVIDPRGVEGFNRTCLHIFALTILIYENKVCIKEYGKHSSGIPSYAVRIVDEDEVKGSGSSFSALETSGSDVALASHSQCDDPGTRMPFERTRQAILSPWNYGVYQNLCRAMQLTPDAEPMVDTKAVLAQIGGSPRRLQEERTQSNLPPEIGGSSLCLNRPDDQNISSDKCATKRARWRELHSADADTGRSSSDVPDSDVETGNLMKKSRTGS is encoded by the exons ATGCACGCACATCACTCGTACGAAATGAAGCGCGAACGCGAGGCAGAAAATCCGCAGGATGGGCGTCAAGTCGACCTGGTGAACGACCAGCAGCCTGCCCTACAGTCCCGCATGTTGAGCACAGTGGCCAATGAGCTTATCCAAGCGGCTGAAGAAATTCAAACGCCCTCATCTATAGCGCGTATCAGTCAATTTATGAACATCGACGGCCATTTGCTACAATGGGCCCCCAGCAAAGATATGCAG GCACTGACAAGCATCTGCAAGACAGGCAACAGCATTGCAGGCCTACTGTTGGCTCACACGATTCACCTgaacaaggagaaggaggaacgTCAGTTATGCGTTTTGCTGGAGAAGTGGAAGACC TGCAGGCCTCACTGCGACAGGACAGCCAGAAATGGTCAAGGACTGTCTTTCGCAAATCTGTCAAGAATGTGCCGTCTTAGTATTGACCCGTGTCATTCCCTGAACTACGGCAACTGTGTATTCAGCGCAACTCTTCAAG GTGGTTGCTCAGACAAGGCACCAAACACGCGAAGACTCGGAAATCGGCAACGGATAGGTGGGGTGGCAGAATCCACAGGTGGCACAGCGATCAGAGCATCA CCGAAAGACGGGGAAACCACGGCTGAGACAGTGGAAATCAAGAATGTGATTTCACGGACACTCCTTGCTCTCTACAGTCGTGACAAGAGGTTATCAGGACAGCGCTCACAAGAGTCGAACAAGCTCGCCTCCCCGTCTGTCAGAGGGCATTCAGATGGCGAATGTGATGCTGCTAAACAAACGCAGACGGCGCAACGTTGGCGGGATGACCCCAATGAATGTGGTTGGGTGGATCTGTGGCAGCTTGTCATCGACCCCAGGGGCGTGGAAGGCTTCAATCGTACTTGCCTCCACATCTTCGCTTTAACAATTCTCATTTATGAGAACAAAGTTTGCATCAAGGAGTACGGTAAACATAGCTCTGGAATCCCCAGCTACGCTGTCAGG ATAGTTGACGAGGACGAAGTTAAGGGAAGTGGTTCGTCGTTTTCCGCTTTGGAGACCTCAGGTTCTGATGTTGCACTGGCATCACATTCACAATGTGACGACCCCGGGACCCGAATGCCGTTCGAACGGACCCGGCAGGCCATCCTGTCTCCGTGGAATTATGGAGTGTACCAGAACTTGTGCCGCGCCATGCAACTGACGCCAGATGCTGAGCCGATGGTGGACACGAAAGCCGTGCTTGCCCAGATCGGTGGGAGTCCCCGTCGTttgcaggaagaaaggacaCAATCGAACCTACCTCCGGAAATTGGAGGTTCTTCACTGTGTTTAAATCGACCGGACGACCAGAACATTAGCTCGGACAAATGCGCAACGAAACGTGCCAGATGGCGGGAGCTGCACTCTGCTGATGCGGACACAGGTCGCAGCAGCTCGGACGTACCCGACAGTGACGTGGAAACCGGAAATTTGATGAAGAAGAGTAGAACGGGTTCGTGA
- a CDS encoding Toxoplasma gondii family C protein (encoded by transcript TGME49_298060~Predicted trans-membrane domain (TMHMM2.0):19-39:53-73:168-191) yields MKHTIDRVVASRGVTNGEKIMVNVIGTNRSGFFTGFPLPSQLKARRGLLLYDSRVLLFLVALYVTVFTAFVSFECSTCRICTALAHSFIGVEMDPDWSGSHSWTDIREDTTVEGDGGATGADGSAAEVNYEALGELLIAYDALETLRNRAKAAGVLARVSRVQRAGRTCPIAASGILAGVLLSVLVGALFLKKGQTPVQETTPTPIAAAPEKTEDAIDGEEAINQLATEHANPLIRKLVVAELAAIAGAVALYLMTMPEPLLQPSQQPQELQEDGAMDVRFCHFNRRQQSSLPAGARSISPESML; encoded by the exons ATGAAGCATACAATCGATAGGGTCGTCGCATCCCGGGGGGTGACCAACGGTGAAAAGATAATGGTGAACGTGATTGGGACGAACCGTTCGGGATTCTTCACTGGTTTCCCGCTCCCCTCCCAACTAAAGGCGAGACGTGGGCTGCTGCTTTATGACTCGCGTGTCCTGCTATTCTTGGTTGCGCTCTATGTGACGGTCTTTACGgcgttcgtttctttcgaGTGTTCTACATGTCGGATCTGCACAGCCCTGGCTCACTCCTTCATCGGTGTTGAGATGGATCCTGACTGGAGTGGTTCGCACAGTTGGACTGACATACGAGAGGACACCACAGTCGAAGGAGACGGCGGCGCTACAGGGGCAGACGGCAGTGCTGCAGAAGTAAACTACGAGGCTCTCGGCGAGCTTTTGATTGCGTATGACGCCCTCGAAACATTGCGAAATCGGGCCAAAGCGGCGGGAGTCCTTGCACGTGTTTCAAGAGTCCAACGCGCCGGACGGACTTGTCCAATAGCGGCCTCAGGAAT CCTTGCAGgtgttctcctttctgttcttGTCGGCGCCCTCTTTCTCAAGAAGGGCCAAACTCCGGTTCAAGAAACTACACCAACTCCAA TTGCAGCGGC ACCAGAG AAAACCGAGGAT GCTATcgatggagaggaagcaatCAACCAGCTC GCTACCGAACATGCTAATCCACTGATA CGGAAGCTC GTGGTTGCTGAACTAGCAGCGATTGCCGGTGCTGTTGCGCTT TACCTGATGACA ATGCCTGAG CCTCTTTTACAGCCT TCCCAGCAA CCACAGGAG CTTCAAGAA GATGGAGCGATG GATGTACGTTTTTGCCACTTCAATAGACGGCAACAATCAAGCTTGCCTGCAGGGGCAAGAAGTATTTCTCCAGAGAGCATGCTGTAG